A single genomic interval of Banduia mediterranea harbors:
- a CDS encoding TIGR03749 family integrating conjugative element protein, protein MNPRDFFTPFRWIALLGLCFPLLSFAQVDDAASNVPERVVWNKAPIAIPLVVGEERLVHFPDSVSIGLPQSLTPLLRSQSINGTLYLLARQAFEPTRVMVRSETDGPIYVLDISAAPGGVDSGSLPDVQVLLQASQKPPQELSEDAGADQSTSDKQSQSLGYAALTRYAAQQLYAPTRLIPQQPGVVAIPVNPEPVDLVVGGKIEAVPVAAWKAGLRYVTAVKLINRTQSPVVLDPRELRGSWLAATFQHNRLLPAGSEADTTAVYLVSDRRFDAAF, encoded by the coding sequence ATGAATCCTCGTGATTTCTTTACGCCATTTAGATGGATCGCTTTGCTCGGACTGTGTTTCCCGCTGCTGTCCTTTGCACAAGTCGATGACGCGGCCTCGAACGTTCCGGAACGCGTTGTCTGGAACAAAGCGCCTATCGCAATTCCGTTGGTCGTTGGTGAAGAGCGCCTGGTGCACTTTCCAGATTCGGTGAGCATCGGCTTGCCGCAGTCACTGACACCGTTGCTGCGCAGCCAAAGCATCAACGGCACCCTATACCTGTTGGCCAGGCAAGCCTTTGAGCCCACCCGTGTCATGGTGCGCTCGGAAACCGACGGCCCAATCTACGTCCTTGATATTTCAGCGGCGCCAGGCGGAGTAGACAGTGGATCATTGCCGGATGTGCAGGTACTGCTCCAAGCATCACAAAAGCCACCGCAGGAATTGTCGGAAGATGCCGGTGCCGATCAGTCAACATCGGACAAGCAATCACAGTCTTTGGGTTATGCCGCTTTAACCCGGTATGCCGCGCAACAACTCTATGCGCCAACACGACTAATCCCCCAGCAGCCGGGCGTGGTTGCCATACCCGTGAACCCCGAACCGGTCGATCTGGTAGTGGGCGGCAAGATCGAAGCCGTGCCGGTTGCTGCCTGGAAGGCGGGTTTGCGGTACGTCACTGCCGTCAAGCTGATCAATCGTACCCAAAGCCCCGTCGTGCTGGATCCACGCGAACTGCGCGGGTCATGGCTGGCGGCGACCTTTCAGCACAATCGCCTGTTACCCGCTGGCAGTGAGGCCGATACCACAGCCGTCTATCTGGTGTCGGATCGGCGCTTTGATGCGGCCTTTTGA
- a CDS encoding PFL_4703 family integrating conjugative element protein: protein MRRYRLEIDNVRSHLRSLWVVIGLQGLIILALWIGWSQAPKQLRVYVPPDLRSGAVLAAEEVPPANVYAFAFYIFQQLNRWPENGATDYGSAIFRISPYLTPRYRNDLIADMELKARRGELAYRVRGVHEVPGHGYEERRVDVLSPDVWIVWLDLDLLESVKGMTVKQTTIRYPIRVVRQAIDPEANPWGLALDGYASDGPRRLTDAELAEPSVTGAITNKESSQ, encoded by the coding sequence ATGCGCCGCTACCGACTCGAAATCGATAACGTGCGGTCCCACTTGCGCTCTTTGTGGGTAGTGATTGGCTTGCAAGGCCTGATCATTCTCGCGCTCTGGATCGGCTGGAGCCAGGCACCCAAACAGCTGCGGGTTTATGTGCCACCCGATCTGCGGTCGGGCGCTGTTCTGGCGGCCGAGGAGGTGCCTCCGGCGAATGTCTATGCCTTTGCGTTCTATATCTTTCAGCAACTCAATCGCTGGCCCGAGAACGGCGCAACGGATTACGGCAGCGCAATTTTCCGGATCTCGCCCTACCTGACACCGCGTTATCGCAATGACCTGATCGCCGATATGGAGCTCAAAGCCCGACGCGGCGAGTTGGCCTACCGGGTGCGCGGTGTCCATGAGGTGCCAGGGCACGGCTACGAGGAGCGCCGCGTCGATGTGTTGTCGCCCGATGTCTGGATTGTCTGGCTGGATCTGGATCTGCTGGAGTCCGTAAAAGGCATGACCGTCAAGCAAACCACGATTCGCTACCCGATTCGCGTAGTGCGCCAGGCCATTGATCCGGAAGCCAATCCCTGGGGGCTGGCACTCGATGGCTATGCCAGTGACGGCCCGCGTCGATTAACCGATGCCGAGCTGGCTGAACCCAGCGTTACTGGCGCCATTACCAATAAGGAATCCTCCCAATGA
- a CDS encoding TIGR03750 family conjugal transfer protein: MSNDHEILADRLNAEPAIFKGCSSSELGMIVGLAIVIWLPLSLLLAWLLGAVTMGFGIAGVGVVATVVTLATLFQRIKRGRPEGYYQQWLRIRLQTMGLYRTPWVLRSGSWDIGRTHYAPLPTRNR, from the coding sequence ATGTCCAACGACCATGAAATTCTGGCGGATCGGCTAAATGCCGAGCCCGCCATCTTTAAAGGCTGCTCTTCTTCTGAGCTGGGCATGATTGTGGGGCTGGCCATTGTGATATGGCTGCCCCTCAGCCTGTTACTGGCTTGGTTGCTGGGTGCCGTCACCATGGGTTTTGGTATCGCCGGTGTCGGTGTGGTGGCCACTGTGGTCACTCTGGCGACGCTGTTTCAGCGTATCAAACGCGGCCGGCCTGAAGGCTATTACCAGCAATGGCTGCGTATCCGTCTGCAGACGATGGGGCTGTATCGCACGCCCTGGGTACTACGTAGCGGGTCCTGGGATATAGGGAGAACGCACTATGCGCCGCTACCGACTCGAAATCGATAA
- a CDS encoding TIGR03745 family integrating conjugative element membrane protein — protein sequence MGTSNTKSGFSKKSVVISKSLSAAVAVLLPLPLWAALPTPVAPSTAPPAGDWIGLIQGYIKDGGLVLGLAIAVLGFLWIAYLGFAKFNEARQGKAEWAEVGVLGIVGAIVLIFASYLLTEAAGVI from the coding sequence ATGGGCACATCAAATACAAAAAGCGGTTTTAGCAAAAAGTCTGTTGTTATCAGCAAGTCGCTATCGGCAGCGGTCGCGGTGCTACTCCCACTGCCGCTCTGGGCGGCGTTGCCGACACCGGTTGCGCCGAGTACGGCGCCGCCAGCGGGTGACTGGATCGGCTTGATTCAGGGCTACATCAAGGATGGTGGCTTGGTGCTCGGCCTGGCCATCGCAGTGCTGGGTTTTCTCTGGATCGCCTATCTGGGCTTTGCGAAATTCAATGAAGCTCGCCAGGGCAAGGCGGAGTGGGCTGAAGTCGGTGTGCTGGGGATTGTCGGCGCGATCGTGCTGATCTTCGCCAGTTATCTGCTCACAGAAGCGGCCGGCGTTATTTAA
- a CDS encoding TIGR03758 family integrating conjugative element protein: protein MNAAQQTAFQAGSSVTPATMLTAIASMVLVLAFVWVIWVVLGTFRAWQEGQATLFDLTWSTLRASIVLMVLGFYLR, encoded by the coding sequence ATGAACGCCGCACAACAAACAGCTTTTCAAGCCGGTTCCAGTGTTACCCCGGCCACCATGTTGACGGCCATCGCGTCGATGGTTTTGGTGTTGGCGTTCGTCTGGGTGATTTGGGTGGTGTTAGGCACTTTTCGGGCCTGGCAGGAGGGGCAGGCCACGCTATTTGATCTGACCTGGAGCACCCTGCGGGCAAGCATTGTGTTGATGGTTTTGGGTTTCTATTTGCGGTGA
- a CDS encoding RAQPRD family integrative conjugative element protein — MKRHLWLPSFLIIGLVVTPTAFGDADAEREALAKVIHEINALESLIKRADANAEQDSRIRFRYDWLRQDLKQIKDGIQSHIDSPRAQPRSFPPLRGDYRR, encoded by the coding sequence ATGAAACGCCATCTCTGGCTACCTTCTTTTCTGATAATAGGCTTGGTTGTCACGCCGACGGCTTTTGGCGATGCAGACGCCGAGCGCGAGGCGCTCGCCAAAGTCATCCATGAGATCAATGCCCTCGAGTCATTAATCAAGCGTGCCGATGCCAACGCCGAGCAGGATTCCCGTATCCGATTTCGCTATGACTGGCTGCGTCAGGACCTGAAGCAGATCAAGGACGGCATCCAGTCACACATCGACTCTCCCCGTGCTCAGCCTCGCTCATTTCCGCCATTGCGCGGCGATTACCGTCGATAG